One region of Pseudovibrio brasiliensis genomic DNA includes:
- a CDS encoding methyltransferase type 11 translates to MKKSVYRRPDKPMMIDVKRPSEIEVRKPVLSAPVIVDSATECHVTPADVAARMVDYLGPVGDYLTLEPSAGTGALIKALLASGHSPCELVAIERHIKLATSLNFDGVSILNRCFLEYVQEVQGKAEFARIIMNPPFSKVRQHIKAALDLLGRHTHEEPAILVALVPITFKHDEAETLETLGPDTFSAAKVNTKIIRIER, encoded by the coding sequence ATGAAAAAATCAGTCTACCGCCGACCAGATAAACCGATGATGATTGACGTTAAAAGACCGTCAGAAATTGAAGTGAGGAAGCCTGTTCTAAGTGCTCCCGTCATTGTCGATAGTGCAACGGAATGCCATGTCACACCGGCTGATGTTGCCGCTCGTATGGTGGACTATTTAGGCCCAGTAGGTGACTACTTGACCTTGGAGCCAAGCGCAGGAACCGGAGCTCTTATTAAAGCTCTTCTGGCCTCAGGTCATAGTCCATGCGAGCTGGTTGCAATTGAACGCCATATAAAGCTTGCAACCTCCCTGAATTTTGACGGTGTGAGCATCTTGAACCGTTGCTTCTTGGAGTACGTGCAAGAGGTGCAGGGCAAGGCAGAGTTTGCGCGGATCATCATGAATCCACCATTTTCCAAAGTGCGCCAGCATATCAAGGCCGCGCTGGATCTGCTTGGACGGCACACCCACGAGGAACCGGCAATCTTGGTTGCTCTTGTTCCGATTACTTTCAAGCATGACGAGGCCGAGACACTGGAAACCTTAGGCCCTGACACGTTCAGCGCGGCCAAAGTGAACACCAAAATCATTCGTATAGAACGGTAG